One Osmerus eperlanus chromosome 24, fOsmEpe2.1, whole genome shotgun sequence DNA window includes the following coding sequences:
- the LOC134011127 gene encoding complement C1q tumor necrosis factor-related protein 7 produces MWALVGVACLCQCVIGQLAKAKEVAPRLVCSVPGLPGAPGKPGPSGGAGAEGQVGIPGRDGRDGRKGEKGEKGDAGVKGRVGPTGRHGDRGDRGPGGKRGPGGEQGVPGPTGAHGPHAQKGDRGPRGQRGTPGVCRCGSLVPKAAFSVGITSSYPAEKTPIRFNKVLFNEGGHYNPDTGKFICAYPGVYYFSYDITLADKHLAIGLVQNGQYRIKTFDANTGNHDVASGSTVMFLNPEDEVWLEIFFKDQNGLFSDPGWSDSLFSGFLLYADTIYLDTLSEDYA; encoded by the exons ATGTGGGCGCTGGTGGGCGTGGCCTGTCTGTGCCAGTGTGTAATTGGGCAGCTGGCGAAGGCGAAGGAAGTTGCACCCCGTCTGGTCTGCAGCGTTCCGGGGTTGCCGGGGGCGCCGGGCAAGCCCGGGCccagcgggggggcgggggcggagggCCAGGTGGGGATCCCCGGGAGAGACGGCAGGGACGGAcgcaagggggagaagggggagaagggggacgcAG GTGTGAAGGGACGTGTGGGGCCAACGGGTAGGCATGGTGACCGGGGGGACCGGGGgccagggggaaagagaggcccCGGGGGAGAGCAAGGAGTCCCGGGCCCCACGGGGGCCCACGGCCCCCATGCCCAGAAGGGGGACCGGGGCCCCCGAGGCCAACGGGGGACCCCGGGCGTCTGCAGGTGTGGCAGCCTGGTGCCCAAAGCAGCCTTCTCCGTCGGCATCACCAGCAGCTACCCAGCTGAGAAGACGCCCATCAGGTTCAACAAGGTCCTCTTCAACGAGGGGGGCCACTACAACCCGGACACGGGCAAGTTCATCTGCGCCTACCCGGGCGTCTACTACTTCTCCTACGACATCACCCTGGCCGACAAGCACCTGGCCATCGGCCTTGTGCAGAATGGGCAGTACCGTATCAAGACCTTCGACGCCAACACGGGGAACCACGACGTGGCGTCCGGTTCCACCGTGATGTTCCTGAACCCTGAGGACGAGGTGTGGCTGGAGATCTTCTTTAAGGACCAGAACGGCCTGTTCTCCGACCCGGGCTGGTCCGATAGTCTCTTCTCTGGGTTCCTGCTCTACGCCGACACCATTTACCTCGACACACTGTCTGAGGACTATGCTTAG
- the cpeb2 gene encoding cytoplasmic polyadenylation element-binding protein 2: protein MGDYGCGLLQAANVRSSFPGERAFRSFTSPVSRGHRSPCSPLVSGSSVAFSPARVSAAAHQQTMHNELVRVTTAQRHPSPENNCDNHNIINKTGKQVNDSQAGKQLGSFALEYNLLNQIQDLSDFGEDIFCTTQYICDLQHDRKTHQQLSQHTEFGSTASPPPRGQTSHLPQKQSFPVLRVADRCAHAGSDRINCDSEETEAGEEPAVPLSPASANPIKDHLQMDSAITHHINNGHGSNTGNMLSGGLGAGFPNLQTQEMQNAGSASPPLLGFGTPWSVQTSSPPPSGPNSANPIHANAINHMPNSESDNGFYPPIPASMNPAFFQSFSPVSGNPCAGMNVQGFNSPFSPQINVPQPPQSRRSPVSPRSQHQGAYLQQRNNYNHHHQPVVKQAPWGLHQGSGWSSGGVSWGRDQRRGGGLGMPGSVSQVSPMKKPFSSTVIAPPKYPRSPGMGPKSWVEEAMYHTDSNSNSLLPHQDRPRMYDSLNMHSLESSLIDIMRAEQDPMKARGYGRRRGRSSLFPIEDSLLDDGHGNQGGLGPPCYPHQNGEHLERFSRKVFVGGLPPDIDEDEITTSFRRFGHLVVDWPHKAESKSYFPPKGYAFLLFQEESSVQALIEACIEEDGKLYLCVSSPTIKDKPVQIRPWNLGDSDFVMDGSQPLDPRKTIFVGGVPRPLRAVELAMIMDRLYGGVCYAGIDTDPELKYPKGAGRVAFSNQQSYIAAISARFVQLQHGDIDKRVEVKPYVLDDQLCDECQGARCGGKFAPFFCANVTCLQYYCDFCWANIHSRAGREFHKPLVKEGADRPRQIHFRWN, encoded by the exons ATGGGTGATTACGGGTGCGGCTTATTACAGGCAGCGAACGTACGCAGCTCCTTCCCTGGTGAACGCGCATTCAGATCCTTCACTTCTCCGGTTTCTCGAGGCCACCGGAGCCCCTGCTCGCCCTTGGTTTCTGGCAGTAGCGTCGCCTTCTCGCCCGCTCGGGTCTCAGCCGCCGCGCATCAGCAAACCATGCACAATGAGCTTGTGAGGGTGACAACAGCACAACGACACCCGTCGCCTGAGAACAACTGCGACAACCACAATATCATCAACAAAACCGGAAAACAAGTCAACGACAGCCAAGCAGGAAAGCAACTGGGTTCCTTCGCGTTGGAATACAACCTCCTGAACCAAATCCAGGACCTGTCCGACTTCGGCGAAGACATTTTCTGTACGACGCAGTATATCTGTGACCTTCAGCACGACCGGAAAACACATCAGCAGTTAAGTCAGCACACTGAGTTTGGCAGCACAGCCTCGCCCCCACCCCGAGGACAAACCAGTCACCTGCCGCAGAAGCAGTCCTTCCCCGTTCTCCGCGTCGCTGACCGCTGCGCACACGCCGGTTCTGATCGAATCAACTGCGATTCAGAGGAGACTGAAGCCGGCGAGGAGCCCGCCGTGCCGCTGTCGCCCGCTAGCGCAAATCCCATCAAGGATCATCTCCAGATGGACTCCGCCATCACCCACCACATCAATAACGGCCATGGCAGCAACACTGGCAATATGTTGTCCGGAGGTCTCGGAGCCGGTTTTCCGAATCTCCAAACCCAAGAGATGCAGAATGCGGGCTCGGCCTCGCCCCCCCTCCTGGGATTCGGGACCCCATGGTCCGTTCAGACAAGCTCCCCACCGCCCTCCGGTCCTAATTCAGCCAATCCCATCCACGCCAACGCGATTAACCACATGCCCAACTCCGAATCTGACAACGGGTTCTACCCGCCCATTCCCGCCTCAATGAACCCGGCCTTCTTCCAGAGTTTCTCGCCAGTGTCCGGGAATCCGTGCGCGGGGATGAACGTGCAGGGCTTCAACAGTCCCTTCTCGCCTCAGATCAACGTCCCCCAGCCGCCACAGAGCCGCCGCTCCCCCGTCAGCCCCCGCAGCCAGCACCAGGGCGCCTACCTGCAGCAGAGGAACAACtataaccaccaccaccag CCCGTGGTGAAGCAGGCTCCCTGGGGTCTCCACCAGGGCAGTGGCTGGTCCTCCGGGGGGGTGTCCTGGGGGCGGGACCAGCGTCGCGGGGGCGGCCTGGGCATGCCCGGCTCCGTCAGCCAGGTGTCTCCCATGAAGAAGCCGTTCTCCAGCACTGTGATCGCCCCACCCAAGTACCCCCGCTCCCCAGGCATGGGGCCCAagtcctgggtggaggaggccaTGTACCACACGGACAGCAACAGCAACTCACTGTTGCCCCACCAG gaTCGTCCTAGAATGTACGACAGTCTGAACATGCACTCCCTGGAAAGCTCTCTGATTGACATCATGCGGGCCGAGCAGGATCCAATGAAAG CCAGGGGTTATGGAAGACGCAGAG gtcgctcctccctctttcccattGAGGACAGTCTCCTTGACGACGGCCATGGTAACCAAGGGGGGCTGGGGCCTCCTTGCTACCCCCACCAGAACGGAGAGCACCTCGAACGCTTCTCCCgcaaggtgtttgtgggggggctGCCCCCCGATATAGACGAAG atGAGATCACGACCAGCTTCCGGCGTTTCGGTCACCTGGTGGTGGATTGGCCTCACAAGGCTGAGAGCAAGTCCTACTTCCCCCCTAAAG gtTACGCCTTCCTGCTGTTCCAGGAGGAGAGCTCTGTCCAGGCGCTGATCGAGGCTTGTATTGAGGAGGACGGCAAGCTGTACCTCTGTGTCTCCAGCCCCACTATCAAGGATAAACCT GTCCAGATCCGGCCCTGGAACCTGGGCGACAGTGACTTTGTGATGGACGGCTCCCAGCCTCTCGACCCCCGCAAGACCATCTTCGTGGGGGGGGTGCCCCGGCCGCTCCGAGCAG tggAGTTGGCCATGATTATGGATCGCCTGTACGGAGGTGTGTGTTACGCCGGCATCGACACCGACCCAGAGCTCAAGTATCCCAAGGGCGCGGGGCGTGTGGCCTTCTCCAATCAGCAGAGCTACATCGCTGCCATCAGCGCCCGATTTGTCCAGCTGCAACACGGAGACATTGACAAGCGG gTGGAGGTGAAGCCCTACGTCCTTGACGACCAGCTGTGTGACGAGTGCCAGGGAGCCCGCTGTGGGGGCAAGTTCGCTCCGTTCTTCTGCGCCAACGTCACCTGTCTGCAGTACTACTGTGATTTCTGCTGGGCCAACATCCACTCGCGCGCCGGCCGCGAGTTCCACAAGCCACTGGTCAAGGAGGGCGCAGACCGCCCCCGACAGATCCACTTCCGCTGGAACTGA